The Pseudoalteromonas marina genome segment ACACAGGGTATTGCGTCTGCTGCGAATGCGTATCACCAACAAAAAATGGCTGACGCTGTAACTGAAGCGGTAAATATACGCCCTGCCACTGTGATTGCTGATAAAACAAGTTCTCATGTTGCTCAAAGCCTAATAAAGCATTGAGTGTAAACTCGCCTGTTTCTGAGTTTTTTGCAAAAACTATAGGCTGCTGAACGGCAATTTGGCTAAGCTCCGCCATAACTACGGGGATCATATTAAGATTTTTAGCGTGTGATTGTGCTTTTTGTGTATCTATTTTTATATGCTGATGAGCACTTTGCTCTAATGCGACTAAATTTTCCATGCGTGTCTCTTTATTGTTTTTATGTGTAATTTTTTAAGCTAGATAGCACTAAAACCATGGTGCTTAATTTTATTAAGCAGCTCTCGGTTACTAGGTAAGTTAGTGACTGCTTGGTTTATCATGCTCTTATTTTTATCAAACTGACTTTTAGCGAAAACAGTGTCTTTAAGCATATAGGCAGTTGTGCTGTAATCACTTTTAAAGCCCATGCCGTATAAAACATATTGATAACTGGCCGCTGGAAACACCTCATTATTACTTGTAAAGTCGTGATCAGCAGGAGCGCGGTATTGCCACAACTTCATTAGATCTAGTAAGCTTTGAGGAATCGTTTTTGGGTCTCTGTTATCACGCCAAAATGCGTTATCGTCACGGTTTGATAAAATATAATGCAGTTTTAAAAAGTCGATTATTTTTTCCCACCTATAGGTAAACGTCTCGTTAAAGCGTTTGGCGGTAATATCCATAATATCGCGGGTCTGGGGGAGTTGTTCGCTTATCATTTGCGCTGACATTTCTACTAATACCAATGCAGAGGCTTCAAGCGGCTCTAAAAAACCAGCTGAAAGCCCAACCGCAACACAGTTGTTCTGCCAAAAGTGTGAGCGGTGGCCGCTTTTAATAGGGATTTTTCTAATTGTTAACGACTCTATTTTATCGCCTACATACGCATTGAGCTTTTCTCGTGCTTCAGCTTCGCTACTATATTTACTCGAATACACATAACCCACACCACGGCGGTGCTGTAATCCTATATCCCATATCCAACCTGCTTCTTGCGCTGTTGAAATTGTGTGGGATGCAATACGCTCATCTTCATTCTCATAAGGGACTTGCACTGCTAAGGCGGTATCAATGAATAGCACGTCATCGCACGGCTTAAAAGGAACCTTATAATGCTCACCTAATAACAATGAAGAAAAGCCGGTGCAATCAACAAATAAATCACCGCTAATTTCACCTTGTTGCTTTGTGATAACGCTTGCAATATCGCCATTATCAGCACTATTAACCTGTGTTACATCAGCCAAAATATGTTTAACGCCAAGCTGCTGCGTACAATGCTTTTGTAAAAAAACGGCAAATTTTGCCGAGTCTAAGTGGTAGGCATAATTAGCTATAGCAGCATATTCTGGGGTGTGAATTGTTTTAGGGGCAAGCCCTTGCTCACAAATAGCTTCTTGGTAACACACTGCATTTGAAAAAGACGTGGACTCAGCGGCATTATTTAACCAATGCCCTGCCATATCTGTTTTTGAAAAGCCCTGTGGCAAAACTAATGGGTGGTAATAAAAATCATCATTGCTCCCATCCACCCACTTGGCGAATTTTGCACCTTGCTTAAAGCTTGCTTCACACTCGCGTATAAAATCAGTTTCGCTAATACCAAGTGCTATTAATGTACTGCGCATGGTAGGCCAAGTACCTTCCCCAACACCTAT includes the following:
- a CDS encoding tryptophan halogenase family protein, translated to MNQQNKKIKTVVVVGGGIAGWLTAGRLAAHHKSNTPDGLNVVLVESPNVPIIGVGEGTWPTMRSTLIALGISETDFIRECEASFKQGAKFAKWVDGSNDDFYYHPLVLPQGFSKTDMAGHWLNNAAESTSFSNAVCYQEAICEQGLAPKTIHTPEYAAIANYAYHLDSAKFAVFLQKHCTQQLGVKHILADVTQVNSADNGDIASVITKQQGEISGDLFVDCTGFSSLLLGEHYKVPFKPCDDVLFIDTALAVQVPYENEDERIASHTISTAQEAGWIWDIGLQHRRGVGYVYSSKYSSEAEAREKLNAYVGDKIESLTIRKIPIKSGHRSHFWQNNCVAVGLSAGFLEPLEASALVLVEMSAQMISEQLPQTRDIMDITAKRFNETFTYRWEKIIDFLKLHYILSNRDDNAFWRDNRDPKTIPQSLLDLMKLWQYRAPADHDFTSNNEVFPAASYQYVLYGMGFKSDYSTTAYMLKDTVFAKSQFDKNKSMINQAVTNLPSNRELLNKIKHHGFSAI